One genomic segment of Coffea arabica cultivar ET-39 chromosome 6e, Coffea Arabica ET-39 HiFi, whole genome shotgun sequence includes these proteins:
- the LOC140009311 gene encoding uncharacterized protein, producing the protein MEKYFGSPYRGDPGVPHSDPDRFVNIWVGSAIFSALTWTNPYMWTLSNQFNWHDKAMLFEQYHWKKALEKGQPYKFKWNELDKEVRDSYYFNWPVYFP; encoded by the exons ATGGAGAAGTACTTTGGGAGTCCATACAGAGGTGACCCGGGAGTCCCCCACTCCGACCCTGATCGGTTCGTCAACATATGGGTAGGATCCGCCATCTTCTCTGCTCTCACCTGGACCAATCCCTACATGTGGACACTGTCTAATCAGTTCAA TTGGCATGACAAGGCAATGCTGTTTGAGCAGTATCACTGGAAGAAAGCACTTGAGAAGGGACAGCCCTACAAATTCAAG TGGAATGAGTTGGACAAAGAAGTACGAGACTCGTACTACTTCAACTGGCCTGTCTACTTCCCATAG
- the LOC140009310 gene encoding thylakoid lumenal 15.0 kDa protein 2, chloroplastic-like translates to MGFPLLYQHPPLSITTLMPASGPKFPVYPKYKASATEKEISIFGQKSTQLLSSKWFADNLRSGPVNFFLSGSLALALSLAGVGIAEGKVGVNKPELLPKEFTPVIDVAGFLSDGQENRLAEEIAAIEKDTGFKLRVLAQNYPDTPGLAIKDFWKVDDRTIVFVADPTFGNILNFNVGASVDIDVPRSFWGRLAGKYGNMFYWKEKGEDASIEAAVVAIRNCLREPVGANNCSEVK, encoded by the exons ATGGGCTTTCCCCTTCTTTACCAGCATCCGCCATTATCTATTACCACGTTGATGCCCGCTTCTGGGCCCAAGTTCCCGGTTTACCCGAAATATAAAGCATCAGCGACGGAAAAAGAAATCTCCATCTTTGGCCAAAAATCAACACAACTCCTCTCGTCAAAATGGTTTGCTGATAATCTTCGGTCCGGGCCGGTTAACTTTTTCCTCTCGGGCTCTCTAGCTCTCGCACTTTCTCTGGCGG GAGTTGGAATTGCTGAGGGAAAGGTTGGGGTTAACAAGCCAGAATTGCTTCCTAAGGAGTTTACACCAGTTATTGATGTTGCTGGATTCCTCTCAGATGGCCAG GAGAATAGACTTGCAGAGGAGATTGCTGCAATTGAAAAggatactggatttaaattGAGAGTTTTGGCACAGAACTACCCTGATACACCTG GGTTAGCAATCAAAGATTTCTGGAAGGTGGATGATAGAACTATTGTTTTCGTGGCTGATCCCACCTTCG GAAACATATTGAATTTTAATGTTGGGGCTTCGGTAGATATAGATGTACCTCGTAGCTTTTGGGGACGTTTGGCAGGCAAATATGGAAACATGTTTTACTGGAAAGAGAAG GGAGAAGATGCATCTATTGAAGCTGCTGTTGTGGCAATAAGGAACTGCTTAAGAGAACCAGTAGGTGCTAACAATTGCTCTGAGGTGAAATAA
- the LOC113697547 gene encoding transcription initiation factor TFIID subunit 8 gives MSDGGNEESAREIDNVIDINPAISRSGANEFGRAIAKIAVAQICESVGFESFNESALESLSDIAVRYLCDLGKTASSYANSAGRTECNVFDIIQGMEDFGLLRGVLGASEAPNCVIESGALREIMDYVESAQEIPFAQPVPQFPVVRARKLIPSFLQMGETPEFKQIPDWLPAFPDPHTYRHSPVWNERVTDPRADKIELARQRRKAERSLLSLQQRLVCNGDVIASTSTTEPHDSRLEMQPNASENPFLAKPLQAGEKDVSPVILPDTVRNQADGENHISLLEAFAPAIEAMKDGPSESGHDVEKTLPDKRPAVCLEFKTGKKVLGDLLDLRLRNRGSGRTASWFGHNDEKDDKKRRAEFILRQSMENQQELTQL, from the coding sequence ATGAGCGATGGAGGCAATGAGGAGAGTGCGAGAGAGATAGACAATGTAATTGATATTAACCCTGCTATTAGCCGATCGGGCGCCAATGAGTTCGGCCGAGCAATTGCAAAAATTGCGGTGGCGCAGATATGTGAAAGTGTGGGATTTGAGAGCTTTAACGAGTCAGCTCTCGAATCTCTTTCTGATATTGCAGTTAGGTATCTTTGTGACCTAGGGAAAACCGCAAGTTCATATGCTAATTCAGCAGGCAGGACTGAGTGTAATGTGTTTGATATAATTCAGGGGATGGAAGATTTTGGGCTGTTGCGAGGGGTTTTGGGTGCCTCAGAGGCTCCTAATTGCGTCATAGAATCTGGTGCCTTGAGGGAGATCATGGACTACGTTGAGTCTGCTCAGGAGATTCCATTTGCTCAGCCTGTCCCCCAATTTCCTGTTGTcagagctaggaaactgataccTAGTTTCTTGCAGATGGGCGAGACACCAGAATTCAAGCAAATACCAGATTGGCTGCCTGCATTTCCTGATCCCCACACATATCGACACTCGCCTGTCTGGAATGAGAGGGTGACGGATCCTCGTGCTGATAAGATTGAGTTAGCTAGGCAAAGACGGAAGGCAGAGAGATCTTTATTGAGTTTGCAACAGAGGTTGGTGTGTAATGGTGATGTGATAGCATCGACCTCTACCACGGAACCTCATGATAGCAGGCTGGAAATGCAACCTAATGCAAGTGAAAACCCATTTCTTGCCAAGCCTTTACAAGCTGGAGAGAAAGATGTCTCTCCTGTCATTCTTCCTGATACGGTTAGGAATCAAGCAGATGGGGAAAATCACATTTCTTTGTTGGAGGCATTTGCTCCAGCTATTGAGGCAATGAAGGATGGGCCTTCTGAATCAGGACATGATGTGGAAAAAACTCTTCCAGACAAAAGACCTGCAGTCTGTTTGGAGTTCAAAACTGGGAAAAAGGTTTTAGGTGATTTGTTGGATCTGAGACTCAGAAACAGGGGTTCTGGAAGAACAGCATCTTGGTTTGGCCATAATGATGAGAAAGATGACAAAAAAAGGAGAGCTGAGTTTATACTTAGGCAGTCTATGGAGAACCAACAGGAGCTCACTCAGTTGTAA